A stretch of the Lactuca sativa cultivar Salinas chromosome 9, Lsat_Salinas_v11, whole genome shotgun sequence genome encodes the following:
- the LOC111897997 gene encoding TPR repeat-containing thioredoxin TTL1, with translation MAHSVKRISDSPKSVTFDVGNTNKPDFRELNLGSPVSPLRPGPAASSSSSSSGSVSGRNENRIHFRSASRRADSGGRIKNHSGELSVNSSPKASAGGSGSSASKKSGHTRSNSCGGTSGHPPINSGGSSATSPAGNVLPTGNICPTGKILKTGMMTSRSSKSDVLSLGTSNYGHGSILRGGSTTKPAGIEPPVSVISNSNTSRRLSMDPEELRKVGNEHYKRGNIKEALSYYDRAIAISPEKPAYRCNRGAALMGLNRLNEAAKEYEEALKIDSGYMRAHRRLGSLLISLGQVENARRHLYFPGFQADPNELKKLQAVEKHLNKCTNYRKVCDWGNVLNECDAAIDSGADSCLQLFACKAEALLKVHRLYDADVSMSYVATFEASCSLSCPQINFFGMHPEAYLLFVRAQIDMAMGRFENAVTSIEKSGQIDPRNVEIALLLQNFRSVSRARARGNDLFKSERFTEACSAYGEGLRFDPLNPVLYCNRAACWFKLGQMERSLDDCNQALLIHQNYTKALLRRAATYSKLDQWDESVRDYEVLRRELPNNNDVAESLFHAQIALKKSRGEEVYNMKFGGEVELITSLEQFKSAVASTGTSIVLFKSSSDIRCKQISTFVDTLCSRYPSIIFLKVDVEETPLIAKAENVSIVPTIKIYKKGNRAKEMVCPSKEAVESSVKHYSS, from the exons ATGGCGCATTCCGTTAAGCGAATATCCGATAGCCCAAAATCAGTTACATTCGACGTCGGCAATACCAACAAACCCGACTTTCGTGAACTCAATTTGGGTTCACCTGTTTCGCCCTTAAGACCTGGACCAGCGGCTAGCAGTAGCTCGAGTTCATCCGGGTCAGTATCAGGTCGGAATGAAAATAGAATTCACTTTCGATCAGCTTCTAGAAGGGCAGATTCAGGTGGTAGGATTAAAAACCACTCCGGCGAGTTGTCGGTTAATAGTTCTCCGAAAGCTTCAGCAGGTGGAAGTGGCTCATCTGCATCAAAAAAATCGGGTCACACCCGGTCAAATTCCTGTGGAGGAACTAGCGGCCACCCACCAATCAACTCTGGTGGAAGCTCCGCTACTTCTCCTGCCGGGAATGTACTTCCAACCGGCAACATTTGCCCGACGGGGAAGATATTAAAGACGGGTATGATGACATCCCGGAGCTCCAAATCAGACGTATTAAGTCTCGGAACCAGCAACTACGGCCATGGCAGCATATTGCGAGGCGGCTCCACCACTAAACCGGCCGGAATTGAACCCCCTGTTTCAGTTATTTCAAATTCCAATACTTCAAGGAGATTATCGATGGACCCTGAAGAGCTGAGAAAGGTAGGAAACGAACACTACAAAAGGGGAAACATCAAAGAGGCCCTGAGTTACTACGATCGCGCGATAGCGATCTCGCCGGAAAAACCTGCCTACCGTTGTAACCGTGGAGCCGCATTGATGGGTCTGAATCGGTTGAATGAGGCTGCGAAAGAATATGAAGAAGCCCTTAAAATCGATTCTGGATACATGAGAGCTCATCGTCGTTTAGGATCTCTTCTTATTAG TTTAGGGCAAGTGGAAAATGCAAGGAGACATCTTTATTTTCCAGGGTTTCAAGCAGATCCAAATGAGCTGAAGAAATTACAAGCAGTTGAAAAACACTTAAATAAGTGCACAAATTATAGAAAAGTTTGCGATTGGggtaatgttttaaatgaatgtgATGCTGCAATTGATTCTGGAGCCGATTCTTGTCTTCag CTATTTGCATGTAAAGCGGAAGCATTGTTGAAGGTGCATCGATTATATGATGCTGATGTCAGCATGTCTTATGTGGCTACATTTGAAGCATCTTGTAGTCTTTCGTGTCCCCAAATAAATTTCTTTGGGATGCATCCGGAAGCATACCTTTTGTTTGTTCGTGCTCAAATCGACATGGCAATGGGAAG ATTCGAGAACGCGGTTACAAGTATTGAAAAATCAGGACAAATTGACCCACGAAATGTCGAGATTGCCCTTCTGCTTCAAAACTTTAGGTCAGTGTCTAGAGCTCGGGCACGTGGGAATGATCTTTTCAAGTCAGAAAGATTCACAGAAGCTTGTTCGGCTTATGGCGAAGGGCTTCGGTTTGATCCTTTGAATCCGGTTCTTTATTGCAATCGGGCAGCTTGTTGGTTTAAACTCGGGCAGATGGAAAGATCTCTTGATGATTGTAATCAAGCGCTTCTTATTCATCAAAATTACACCAAAGCACTTCTTCGTAGAGCTGCTACATATAGTAAG CTTGATCAGTGGGATGAATCTGTGAGAGATTATGAAGTTTTGAGAAGAGAGCTTCCTAACAACAACGATGTAGCAGAATCTTTATTCCATGCTCAAATTGCTTTGAAAAAATCACGTGGTGAAGAAGTATATAACATGAAATTTGGGGGTGAAGTTGAGTTAATTACAAGTCTTGAACAGTTTAAATCTGCAGTTGCTTCAACCG GAACTTCTATTGTTCTTTTTAAATCATCATCCGATATACGATGCAAGCAGATTTCAACATTTGTAGACACGTTATGTTCCCGATATCCATCCATAATATTTCTCAAG GTTGATGTGGAAGAAACTCCACTAATTGCAAAAGCTGAAAATGTAAGTATTGTACCAACAATCAAGATTTACAAAAAGGGTAATCGTGCAAAAGAAATGGTATGCCCGAGTAAAGAAGCAGTGGAATCGTCGGTCAAGCACTACAGTTCATAA